AGCTCGAAAAACTGTTCTTTTTTAAATCCGAACATTGAGGCAACCATATTGGTCGGGACCTGCTCAATCTTGGTATTGAGGGTCAGAACATTGGTATTGTAGAATCGACGAGCAGCTTGGATTTTATTTTCGGTATCGGACAATTCATCCTGCAATTTAGCAAAATTCTCCGAAGCGCGCAGAGTCGGGTATGCTTCGGTCAAAGCAAAAAGATTCTTAAGGGCACCTGACAGTATATTCTCGGCTTGACCGTGCTCGGCCACGCCATGCGCTCCCATAGCGGCAGAACGCGCCTTTATCACTCTTTCAAAAAC
This sequence is a window from Candidatus Yanofskybacteria bacterium. Protein-coding genes within it:
- a CDS encoding LemA family protein, with amino-acid sequence MSITYIILIIVAVVVLWLAGAFNALVRSRNRVKESWSDIDVQLKRRYDLIPNLVETVKGYASHEKDVFERVIKARSAAMGAHGVAEHGQAENILSGALKNLFALTEAYPTLRASENFAKLQDELSDTENKIQAARRFYNTNVLTLNTKIEQVPTNMVASMFGFKKEQFFELGNSAEKEPVKVSF